One Eurosta solidaginis isolate ZX-2024a chromosome 5, ASM4086904v1, whole genome shotgun sequence DNA segment encodes these proteins:
- the wit gene encoding uncharacterized protein wit has product MPTFKLVYYLVLCAWVQAKTPARPFACMSFMEDEKFIQDDDDFEEYQSSGVQTQYSAENLNALDIEATPTEAAAVPHRRVCQTDYTFCFALWRQTRNGTRVEKQGCWKESTERNATCSHSECTSSAPTSRNNSLYYCCCSGDSCNKNVAVVEPAPLQLSKPIYGLAKSVSIRFVDAGLSVVLSSIVVLIMCLSVSGFAAYLYVRKVKDKTMPEEAPLAPSGPGYSSNLRNVDNINLICMLGNGKYGTVMKGVLHDQEVAVKIFPESHYPYYINERNIYSLPMMDSPSLLTYFGYDERHTMDGKIEYQLVLSLAPLGCLQDWLIANTMGFETFCGMAKSITRGLSHLHTEIIRGDEYKPCIAHRDFNSRNVLVKADRTCCIGDFGFALKVFGSKYEYRGEVAVAETKSINEVGTLRYMAPELLEGAVNLRDCETSLKQMDVYALGLVLWEVATRCSDFYPPAQMTPPYKAPYEQEVGTHPTFDQMQALVVRHKARPLFPPGWGGGAAAKLINDTCEDCWDHDAEARLTSLCAEARMQEATGLKPRYSHTHSPSPLLSANNLLITDHLDCVERKSNLLHKQISMETCHSETSSMLQPPPNQKILPRARSMGSELSIAPEKNHLIHTQQQIQPYQGRNPCQERNLAPVATRPPQILVEKSKKHSFQNGQENSFSCLEDDVSVEDLISAGNAKKIGNFMSETASSMGEGFPKQHNTDRKLRGWHGVRALIQKKLFRKSDTDVDVFQRQFGFAGDEKSNLVDNRYAAVIKGLDNNASERLTKAATVSFIDDRGSNGVTATKTTMLNDVYPHTRRPNNLDLSPMNGAVITIDEPSVPPYVASNNKSNLIQSITEEHNVVEPRVRLQQLNTRTSTPCHVVPRSLSTSLIKQINNNNNNLIKDEVSTLNTLNTAHSLKEATSASSSNSTGQLTAPNSADTNFRRQRSLEMFREVFSGRGSTEKLRDPSQRVKTPGDVPPSVRKVRASKTLSLYDDRMMDSSTLDIL; this is encoded by the exons ATGCCTACTTTCAAATTGGTCTACTACTTGGTGCTGTGTGCTTGGGTTCAAGCAAAAACTC CTGCACGCCCATTCGCCTGCATGAGTTTCATGGAAGATGAAAAGTTTATACAAGATGATGATGACTTCGAAGAGTACCAATCGAGTGGCGTACAGACTCAGTACAGCGCGGAAAATTTAAATGCGCTGGATATAGAAGCAACACCAACTGAAGCGGCCGCCGTGCCACATCGTCGTGTATGTCAAACCGATTACACTTTCTGCTTCGCACTTTGGCGTCAAACCCGAAATGGAACACGTGTGGAAAAACAAG GCTGCTGGAAGGAGAGCACCGAACGCAATGCCACATGCAGTCACTCAGAATGTACAAGCTCAGCGCCTACTTCGCGTAACAATTcgctttattattgttgttgctctGGCGATTCCTGCAACAAGAATGTCGCCGTGGTTGAGCCGGCACCACTGCAG cTTTCAAAGCCGATTTacggcctagcaaaaagtgtttcGATCAGATTTGTCGATGCTGGTTTGAGCGTGGTTTTAAGTTCAATTGTAGTACTGATTATGTGTTTGTCGGTTAGCGGTTTCGCGGCGTACCTATATGTACGTAAGGTTAAAGATAAAACGATGCCCGAGGAAGCGCCCTTAGCTCCATCAGGTCCAGGCTACAGTTCGAACCTGCGAAATGTCGATAATATAAATTTGATCTGTATGCTTGGTAATGGCAAATATGGCACTGTGATGAAGGGTGTACTGCATGACCAAGAGGTCGCTGTGAAAATATTCCCCGAAAGCCATTATCCATACTATATAAATGAACGGAACATCTACTCGCTACCTATGATGGACAGCCCTTCATTGTTGACCTATTTTG GCTATGATGAGCGGCACACGATGGATGGGAAAATCGAATACCAATTAGTATTGTCTCTAGCACCACTCGGCTGCTTACAAGATTGGCTAATTGCGAACACAATGGGATTCGAAACTTTTTgtggcatggctaaatcaattacACGCGGTCTCTCTCACTTGCATACGGAAATTATACGCGGTGACGAATATAAACCGTGCATTGCACATCGTGATTTTAATTCGCGTAATGTGCTCGTGAAAGCCGATCGTACTTGCTGCATTGGTGATTTCGGTTTTGCGCTAAAGGTATTTGGCTCAAAGTACGAGTATCGTGGCGAAGTAGCTGTGGCCGAAACGAAGAGTATTAACGAAGTTGGCACGCTACGTTATATGGCACCCGAGCTGTTGGAGGGTGCTGTTAATTTGCGTGATTGTGAGACCTCACTGAAGCAAATGGATGTTTATGCATTGGGATTGGTGTTGTGGGAAGTGGCGACACGTTGCTCGGATTTTTATCCACCAGCACAAATGACACCACCATACAAAGCGCCTTATGAACAAGAGGTCGGCACACATCCCACATTCGATCAAATGCAAGCGTTAGTGGTGCGTCATAAAGCAAGACCTCTATTTCCGCCAGGATGGGGTGGTGGCGCGGCTGCCAAACTTATAAACGACACTTGCGAAGATTGTTGGGATCATGATGCTGAAGCGCGTTTAACTTCTCTTTGTGCAGAAGCGCGCATGCAGGAGGCGACTGGTTTGAAACCGCGTTACTCGCACACACATTCACCGAGTCCACTATTGAGCGCAAATAATTTACTCATCACTGATCATTTGGATTGCGTGGAACGTAAAAGTAATTTGCTTCACAAACAAATATCGATGGAAACGTGCCATTCAGAGACGTCATCAATGCTACAGCCACCACCAAACCAAAAGATCTTACCACGCGCGCGCAGCATGGGAAGTGAACTCAGCATTGCGCCAGAGAAAAATCATCTCATACATacgcaacaacaaatacagcCATATCAGGGGCGCAATCCCTGTCAGGAACGTAATTTGGCGCCAGTCGCAACGCGTCCACCACAGATATTGGTTGAGAAGAGTAAAAAGCATAGCTTCCAGAATGGACAAGAGAATAGCTTCTCGTGTCTTGAAGATGATGTTTCTGTCGAGGATTTAATATCTGCTGGCAACGCGAAAAAGATTGGAAATTTTATGTCAGAGACTGCATCAAGTATGGGTGAAGGTTTCCCTAAACAGCACAATACCGATCGGAAGTTGCGTGGTTGGCATGGTGTACGTGCGCTCATACAAAAGAAGCTTTTCCGCAAAAGTGACACTGATGTTGATGTATTTCAACGGCAATTTGGTTTTGCCGGCGATGAGAAATCAAATTTGGTCGATAATCGATATGCGGCTGTTATTAAAGGACTCGACAATAATGCTAGCGAAAGACTGACAAAAGCTGCAACCGTCAGTTTTATTGACGATCGCGGCAGTAATGGCGTAACTGCAACAAAAACCACAATGCTCAATGATGTCTACCCGCACACGAGGCGTCCAAATAATCTTGATTTAAGTCCCATGAATGGAGCAGTCATCACAATTGATGAACCGAGTGTGCCACCCTATGTTGCATCCAACAACAAATCAAATCTTATACAAAGCATCACAGAAGAGCACAATGTCGTCGAACCCAGAGTACGTCTACAACAATTGAATACACGCACCAGTACACCGTGTCATGTAGTGCCGCGTTCGCTTTCTACGAgcttaataaaacaaataaataataataacaataatctAATTAAAGACGAAGTGAGCACACTTAATACCCTAAATACGGCGCATAGCTTAAAAGAGGCCACATCTGCATCATCTTCGAACTCAACCGGACAACTTACAGCACCCAATAGTGCTGACACAAATTTTCGGCGGCAGCGTAGTTTGGAAATGTTTCGTGAGGTATTTAGCGGTCGTGGCAGTACAGAAAAGTTACGCGATCCCAGTCAACGTGTAAAAACACCAGGTGATGTGCCACCTTCGGTGCGCAAGGTGCGTGCCTCCAAAACGCTTAGTTTATATGATGATCGTATGATGGATTCATCGACGTTGGACATTCTCTAG